In one Terriglobia bacterium genomic region, the following are encoded:
- a CDS encoding FkbM family methyltransferase has translation MGMLNAGTSPAAVSLEQILAAYDYLVSRFGYAPVIQPGRIEILGWDLEYVCGPALANFIDQIMVRRLNDFVPDSDHPVILDCGANIGFSVLNYKRQFPKAKIVAFEPDPQFTPVLRRNLARNGAADVEVVEAAAWIREGEAKWLCEGIDGSKIIDSNQEDPGTTRVRTVDLADYLADPVDLLKLDIEGAEYQVVTHLGNRLHTVKNVVIECHLDQSNIIRFGKMLEALVAAGFKVSVNSFGLWRDLVRQSPVAQHHWEQYLLVAAWRNVIPESASTDEFLPYAGARSALELQTLRAEAQHLRQARDAAESDLDALRARASENEGRAPDCSQVLQGYLMIGRHALGVRHLKAPFRNDGVLCWVTTIPDLESGADDESDPTRSSLLLFEDENMLGPPHTPHDDIRVKGGGGYSHWQANLYFSSSDGSDPNANARKYTIVFVEVATEGLLDAGAGQIFASQAAVEAQKVSLSRRETELADRQARLDQREAGLNAGRAQLAQREEALDGQLSKYNSLLLVRAGVFLRRIFKT, from the coding sequence ATGGGTATGTTGAACGCCGGAACTTCTCCTGCGGCGGTGAGTCTGGAGCAAATTCTCGCCGCGTACGACTACCTTGTGTCGCGGTTTGGGTATGCTCCGGTCATTCAGCCCGGCAGAATTGAGATTCTTGGGTGGGATCTGGAGTATGTCTGCGGCCCCGCGCTGGCGAACTTCATCGATCAGATCATGGTGCGGCGACTGAACGATTTTGTGCCGGACAGCGACCACCCGGTCATCCTTGATTGCGGCGCCAACATCGGTTTCAGCGTGCTCAATTACAAGCGTCAGTTTCCCAAGGCGAAAATCGTCGCTTTTGAACCCGACCCCCAGTTCACCCCGGTACTGCGCAGGAATCTCGCCCGGAACGGCGCAGCGGATGTCGAGGTGGTCGAGGCAGCGGCCTGGATCCGTGAAGGGGAAGCGAAATGGCTGTGTGAGGGAATCGATGGCAGCAAGATCATTGATTCAAATCAAGAGGATCCAGGCACAACTCGCGTGCGGACGGTTGATCTGGCAGACTACCTGGCCGATCCGGTCGACCTGCTGAAGTTGGACATTGAGGGTGCCGAATATCAGGTAGTTACGCATCTCGGCAACCGCCTGCACACAGTCAAGAATGTTGTGATCGAATGTCACCTCGATCAATCCAACATCATTCGTTTCGGCAAAATGCTGGAGGCCCTGGTTGCGGCCGGATTCAAGGTCAGCGTGAATTCGTTCGGCCTGTGGCGCGATCTCGTCCGCCAGTCGCCGGTTGCGCAACATCACTGGGAGCAGTATTTGCTTGTGGCGGCTTGGCGAAATGTGATACCCGAGTCCGCTTCCACGGATGAGTTCTTGCCCTATGCCGGGGCGCGATCCGCCCTGGAACTGCAGACGCTCCGCGCGGAGGCTCAGCATCTGCGCCAGGCACGTGATGCTGCGGAGTCTGATCTGGATGCACTCCGCGCCCGCGCGTCTGAGAATGAGGGACGGGCGCCTGATTGCTCTCAGGTGCTGCAAGGCTACCTCATGATCGGCAGGCACGCCCTTGGAGTCCGGCACCTCAAAGCGCCCTTCCGAAATGATGGAGTGCTGTGCTGGGTCACGACGATTCCGGACCTCGAATCTGGCGCAGACGACGAGAGCGACCCGACGCGCTCGTCGTTGTTGCTGTTCGAGGATGAGAATATGTTGGGCCCGCCGCACACACCGCACGATGACATCCGCGTGAAGGGCGGCGGGGGTTATTCGCACTGGCAGGCGAATCTCTACTTCTCATCCTCGGACGGTTCCGATCCCAATGCCAACGCGCGTAAATACACTATCGTATTCGTCGAAGTGGCGACCGAGGGCTTGCTGGACGCCGGCGCTGGCCAAATCTTCGCGAGCCAGGCAGCAGTTGAGGCCCAGAAAGTCAGCCTAAGTCGGCGCGAAACCGAGCTTGCCGATCGTCAAGCAAGATTGGATCAACGCGAAGCCGGTTTGAACGCCGGCAGAGCTCAGTTGGCTCAACGGGAAGAAGCCTTGGACGGGCAACTGAGCAAATACAACTCCCTGCTTCTCGTTCGTGCTGGAGTTTTCTTGCGGCGGATCTTCAAGACATGA
- a CDS encoding glycosyltransferase has product MIAKEVAQRGNLHVTLIVGDHGQPHVEHRHAVVLYSWIGRAIWGIPAQEPKPIIPAHKQGLIESLNTTLRVGISAIKRKHSQAAPLGGQVGPYTITQEMISIYDEVDADIYVVPGNSQFSGEAAFYCRQRGKKYVFLSGSDYDYSPEYKTSPDQYDMYSVPHALKLYAIENAALHIVQNERQANLLRDEYGRSSVIIKNPIDLKPLFPRNATARTILWVGKSDERTKRPSMMLELARQLPQYRFVMVMTFTVKETHDRCIKEASTLSNVTLLERIPFSQIERFFADARLHVNTSTVEGFPNTFLQAAKYGVPTLSIQVDPGEMLSKYGCGLVCAGDFEQLRDKVQTAMTNDVLYSILSRQSEKYVRESHDKNLIIPKYEQAFTSVLLGAS; this is encoded by the coding sequence TTGATCGCGAAAGAAGTCGCACAGCGCGGGAACCTTCACGTAACTCTAATCGTCGGAGACCATGGCCAGCCCCACGTCGAACACAGGCATGCTGTCGTGCTCTACTCATGGATTGGCCGGGCTATTTGGGGAATTCCTGCGCAAGAGCCGAAGCCGATCATTCCAGCCCACAAGCAAGGCCTCATTGAGAGTTTGAACACAACACTCCGAGTCGGAATTTCGGCCATAAAGCGGAAGCATTCGCAAGCCGCGCCGCTTGGCGGTCAAGTGGGTCCCTATACTATCACCCAGGAAATGATCTCAATCTATGACGAGGTCGATGCAGATATTTACGTCGTGCCCGGCAACTCGCAATTCTCCGGCGAAGCCGCTTTCTATTGTCGCCAGCGCGGAAAGAAGTATGTGTTTCTATCCGGATCGGACTATGATTACTCTCCAGAATACAAAACGTCTCCCGATCAATACGACATGTACAGTGTCCCGCATGCGCTGAAACTTTATGCGATCGAAAACGCAGCGCTTCACATTGTCCAAAATGAGCGCCAAGCAAATCTCTTAAGAGACGAATATGGCCGCTCCTCTGTGATCATCAAGAACCCAATTGACCTGAAACCGCTTTTCCCCCGTAACGCGACAGCCAGGACAATTCTATGGGTCGGCAAATCTGATGAGCGAACTAAGCGGCCTTCCATGATGCTGGAGTTGGCACGCCAGCTCCCACAATATAGATTTGTTATGGTCATGACATTCACGGTGAAGGAAACGCACGATCGCTGTATCAAAGAGGCTAGCACCTTATCGAACGTTACTCTTTTGGAACGGATACCCTTTTCCCAAATCGAACGCTTTTTCGCGGATGCGCGCTTGCATGTCAACACCTCTACCGTTGAAGGATTCCCCAACACCTTCTTGCAAGCAGCCAAGTACGGCGTGCCGACTCTCTCGATTCAGGTTGATCCGGGTGAAATGCTGTCGAAATACGGTTGCGGTCTCGTATGCGCTGGAGATTTTGAACAGTTAAGAGACAAAGTTCAAACTGCAATGACCAACGATGTCCTGTACTCCATACTTAGCCGGCAATCAGAAAAGTATGTCCGAGAAAGTCACGATAAAAATCTAATCATCCCGAAGTATGAACAGGCATTTACTTCGGTTCTGCTCGGTGCCTCTTAG
- a CDS encoding class I SAM-dependent methyltransferase, protein MRLLSEARLSLDGKVVLEIGPGINFGSTLLLACLGAQAMVADRFLAPWDDNYHPRFYAMLRAWIERNHPEADLRPLDAILSQGRYCAESIRCHATPLERLSGIHDASVDVIFSNAVLEHLAHPKVAFKQLARVSKSGAIGFHQVDFRDHNDFSNPLEFLLNADRAFAKEFTQRHGERGNRYRPMEYAAFLKNEGFRVRAFSPTCLAEEAYLANFVPRLRRAVGSKYQNENVLNLREISGLFCVEKI, encoded by the coding sequence ATGCGGCTATTGTCCGAAGCTCGCTTAAGCCTTGATGGCAAGGTAGTTCTCGAGATTGGACCGGGCATCAACTTCGGGAGTACGCTTTTGCTCGCCTGCCTGGGCGCTCAAGCAATGGTTGCTGATCGCTTTCTTGCGCCCTGGGATGACAATTACCACCCGAGGTTTTACGCGATGCTTCGCGCATGGATCGAGAGGAACCATCCGGAGGCAGACTTGAGGCCTCTGGATGCCATTCTCTCGCAGGGTAGGTACTGCGCTGAGAGTATCCGATGTCATGCCACTCCCCTGGAGAGACTCAGCGGTATCCACGACGCGAGCGTGGACGTCATTTTTTCCAATGCCGTCCTGGAACACCTTGCCCATCCCAAGGTGGCATTCAAGCAACTTGCTCGTGTCTCGAAATCCGGCGCCATCGGCTTTCATCAGGTCGATTTCCGTGACCACAATGACTTTTCCAATCCGTTGGAGTTCCTATTGAACGCCGATCGGGCTTTTGCCAAGGAATTCACTCAACGGCATGGCGAGCGAGGCAATCGTTACCGCCCAATGGAGTACGCTGCATTCCTTAAAAACGAAGGATTTCGAGTCCGTGCCTTCTCCCCAACTTGTCTTGCAGAGGAAGCATATCTAGCGAACTTCGTGCCGCGCTTAAGGCGCGCCGTCGGTTCAAAATACCAAAATGAGAATGTTCTCAATTTGAGAGAAATCTCGGGATTATTCTGCGTGGAAAAAATCTAG
- a CDS encoding glycosyltransferase family 4 protein: MKPRGLMIIHNFRPGPVGGAELQAERLSAQLVRLGHSMQVLTWLTVPDAPQEETCANVQIHRVPHRLPYWVKCDNAKTFRYLVLHRGTYDLLHVHMAFGHAVVAVIVARCFGKKCIIKIACAGQYGDLCTFSRFERFDKALRILRLADAMVAVSSEVEQELLHYGFQAERIVRIPNGVDATYFRRTQPFPDYRKTRFVLIGRRHPQKGIDTALHAARKLSEKGLRDQFEINLYGPDYPEYDYRAMAEELGVADIVRFFPFEKEILVVYQSSHCLLLPSRGEGLSNTLLEAMAMAMPTIATSVSGTQDVIDDGKNGILIPPDSPDMLAAAMSKIISRPDWANLLGKTARQKVETCFSLESVACRYSELYTKLHQRYPSLSEHHQ, from the coding sequence ATGAAGCCGCGCGGGTTGATGATCATCCACAATTTTCGCCCAGGCCCAGTCGGGGGTGCAGAGCTCCAGGCAGAGCGCCTTTCCGCACAACTCGTCCGCCTGGGCCATTCGATGCAGGTCCTGACTTGGCTGACGGTGCCCGACGCTCCCCAGGAAGAAACCTGCGCCAACGTCCAGATTCACCGCGTCCCGCACCGTTTGCCGTACTGGGTCAAATGCGATAATGCCAAAACATTCCGCTATCTGGTGCTGCATCGAGGAACCTATGATCTGCTTCACGTGCACATGGCTTTCGGGCACGCAGTCGTCGCCGTCATCGTCGCTCGTTGTTTCGGCAAGAAGTGCATCATCAAGATTGCGTGCGCTGGCCAATATGGCGACTTGTGCACTTTTTCCAGGTTCGAGAGATTCGATAAAGCCCTGCGGATATTGCGCCTGGCAGACGCAATGGTCGCCGTGAGCAGCGAGGTAGAACAAGAACTATTGCACTATGGATTCCAGGCCGAACGCATCGTCCGTATTCCGAACGGAGTGGATGCGACATATTTCAGGCGCACGCAGCCATTTCCCGACTATCGCAAGACGCGCTTTGTTCTAATCGGCCGGCGTCACCCGCAGAAAGGTATTGACACCGCATTGCATGCAGCGCGAAAACTCAGTGAAAAGGGCCTCCGCGACCAGTTCGAGATTAATTTATACGGCCCGGATTACCCGGAGTACGATTACCGCGCCATGGCTGAGGAATTAGGCGTTGCGGACATTGTGAGGTTCTTTCCTTTCGAAAAAGAAATTCTTGTCGTGTATCAATCTTCGCACTGTCTTCTGTTGCCTAGCCGGGGTGAAGGGCTTTCTAACACGTTGCTCGAAGCGATGGCGATGGCAATGCCGACGATCGCCACTTCTGTTAGCGGCACACAGGATGTGATAGACGATGGGAAAAACGGCATCCTCATCCCACCCGATTCACCCGACATGCTTGCCGCCGCGATGTCAAAAATCATTTCCAGGCCGGACTGGGCGAACCTGTTGGGAAAAACCGCGCGACAGAAGGTGGAGACTTGCTTCTCGTTGGAAAGTGTGGCGTGCCGGTACTCGGAATTATACACAAAATTACACCAACGTTATCCTTCACTCTCAGAACACCATCAGTGA
- the asnB gene encoding asparagine synthase (glutamine-hydrolyzing): protein MCGICGVLYFDRARRVSERLVHQMAHVLHHRGPDDSGTWVNNNVGLGQARLSIIDLSPLGHQPMANEDETVWITLNGEIYNFLELRAELEKKGHRFRSRTDTETVLHLWEEEGERCVERLRGMFAFAIWDGNQQSLFLARDREGKKPLFYAPLPDRVLFGSEIKAILQDPEFKPEPDLEAIHHYLAYQSVPAPYCAFRGIRKLPPAHSLLIKHGRGTPRRYWKLSYRNQFAVDGEHDVTALLEEIIERLREAVRIRLMSDVPLGAFLSGGVDSSIIVALMAGLMDQPVKTFSIGFTYEEYNELPFARMVAQRYSTDHHEFVVTPDAQAIFPELVWHYNEPFADSSAIPTYYVSKLARQYVTVVLTGDGGDENFAGYPRYQNQGNYSLRRTFPSLFSRLTRPDQILRAFVLRNDWRRTFARLKDLDQQRLLYYLRITHFHENYQAQLYTPEFRRRLNGVCTVDLMLDKYRHSDARDFLDATLDVDLGLYLPDTLMTKSDIAAMAHSLELRAPMLDHKFLEFVARIPSNLKLKDGTEGKHIFKKAVEPYLPKEVIYRKKMGFGVPIDHWFRNELKEMAYDTLLGPPATRRGYFRREYIESLLNRHQSGETWQYLIWNLLMLELWHLMFIDRTLSIPADHAAGVP from the coding sequence ATGTGTGGAATTTGTGGCGTTCTCTATTTCGACCGTGCCCGGCGTGTATCGGAAAGACTGGTTCATCAAATGGCCCATGTCCTCCATCACCGCGGACCCGACGACAGCGGCACCTGGGTCAACAACAATGTCGGTCTCGGTCAAGCGCGCCTCTCGATCATTGACCTCAGCCCGCTCGGCCACCAACCGATGGCAAACGAGGACGAGACCGTCTGGATCACACTGAACGGGGAGATCTACAACTTTCTCGAGTTGCGCGCCGAGCTGGAAAAAAAAGGGCACCGGTTCCGCTCGCGCACGGACACGGAGACCGTCCTTCATCTGTGGGAAGAAGAAGGCGAGCGCTGCGTCGAGCGCCTGCGCGGCATGTTCGCCTTCGCGATTTGGGATGGAAACCAACAGAGCCTTTTCCTGGCGCGCGATCGCGAAGGGAAAAAGCCTCTCTTCTACGCGCCGCTGCCGGATCGGGTCCTCTTCGGCTCAGAAATCAAGGCGATTCTGCAGGATCCGGAATTCAAGCCCGAGCCGGACCTCGAAGCCATCCACCATTATCTGGCCTACCAGTCGGTTCCTGCGCCCTATTGCGCCTTTCGGGGTATCAGGAAACTGCCGCCCGCACACTCGCTTTTGATCAAGCACGGCCGCGGCACACCCCGGCGGTATTGGAAATTGTCATACCGCAACCAGTTTGCTGTAGACGGTGAACACGATGTGACCGCACTGCTTGAGGAGATCATCGAGCGCCTGCGCGAGGCGGTGCGGATTCGCCTGATGAGCGACGTGCCGTTGGGCGCTTTCCTTTCCGGTGGGGTCGACTCGTCTATAATCGTCGCCTTGATGGCGGGCTTGATGGATCAGCCGGTCAAGACCTTTTCCATCGGATTTACCTACGAGGAGTATAACGAACTGCCGTTTGCACGCATGGTCGCCCAGCGTTACAGCACGGATCATCACGAGTTCGTCGTTACGCCGGACGCGCAGGCGATTTTCCCCGAACTCGTTTGGCATTACAACGAGCCCTTCGCAGATTCCTCGGCAATTCCAACGTATTACGTTTCCAAGTTGGCGCGCCAGTATGTAACCGTTGTGTTGACCGGTGACGGTGGCGACGAGAACTTCGCGGGCTATCCACGGTATCAGAACCAGGGCAACTACTCCCTCCGGCGCACGTTTCCGTCGCTCTTCTCGCGGTTGACTCGCCCAGATCAAATCTTGCGTGCGTTTGTCTTGAGGAACGATTGGCGCCGCACCTTTGCGCGTTTGAAAGACCTCGACCAGCAACGATTGCTTTACTATCTCCGGATCACACACTTTCACGAGAATTACCAGGCGCAGCTGTACACCCCTGAGTTTCGACGGCGTCTCAACGGCGTCTGCACAGTTGACTTGATGCTGGATAAATATCGCCATTCCGACGCGCGCGATTTCCTCGATGCGACGCTTGACGTGGACCTCGGGCTCTACCTTCCGGATACTCTGATGACCAAGAGCGACATAGCTGCCATGGCTCACTCACTCGAACTCCGCGCGCCTATGTTGGACCACAAGTTTCTTGAGTTCGTCGCGCGCATTCCTTCGAACTTAAAACTCAAGGATGGCACGGAGGGCAAGCATATATTCAAGAAGGCGGTCGAACCCTACTTGCCCAAGGAGGTCATCTACCGGAAGAAAATGGGTTTTGGGGTACCGATTGATCATTGGTTCCGCAACGAGCTGAAGGAGATGGCATACGACACGTTGCTGGGTCCGCCCGCGACTCGGCGTGGCTATTTCAGACGCGAGTACATCGAGAGTTTGTTGAACCGCCACCAGTCGGGCGAGACGTGGCAGTACCTGATCTGGAACCTGCTGATGCTCGAATTGTGGCACTTGATGTTCATTGACCGGACTTTGTCCATTCCGGCAGATCATGCCGCAGGTGTCCCATGA